The DNA region ATTATAGGAGGAATTGGAGGTATTTTGACAAGCTGGAACTCTTTCTTTGTAGGTGGAAGCAGAGCAATATATGCGATGGCAGAATCAAAAATGTTACCTAGTTTTTTAGCTAAATTTCATCCAAAGTACAAAACACCAGTTAATGCAATTTTACTTATAGGTTTAATCTCCACATTATCGCCGCTTTTAGGCAGAAGAATGCTTGTTTGGCTTACAAATGCAGGATCTCTAGGAATAGTAAACTCATATCTAATGGTATCAATCTCATTTTTAGTATTAAGAAGAAAAGAACCTAATCTAGATCGTCCTTATAAAGTGAAATATTATAAGCTTGTAGGAATAATGGCAATTATACTATGTTCTGCTATGATAATTTTATACTTGCCAGGCCAGCCATCATCACTAATTATGGCAGAATGGGCCATAGTAATCGGGTGGATAATCTTTGGAATTATACTATATACTTATACTAAATTCAAAAATCGTAAAGCAAATTTATCCTAATTTTTCGATTAATCTAGCCAAATATTTAGACTGAAAAGTTTCGCTCACTAAAAGCTGGTTAACAAGAGGTAATTTAAGAAAAGCTCCAGTAAATGCAGCCATGAACTTATGGCTAAGCATAGCCTGATTATCAAAAATAAGGTTATGTAAAGTATTAGTTTCAATTGCTTCTAATACTAGCTTATGGACAGTGTTTACTGGGGTAAAAATTTTAACATCTCTCTTGCTCATTTCTATTGCATTAATGGGGCATACTCTTTGGCACACTCCACATCCGAGGCAAAGCTCAGAATTTAGCACTACTTTATCTTTGTCATTAAAAACCTTAATTTCAAAGCATCCAACTGGACACACCGATACACATTTTTTACAGCTAATGCAGTTATCTAACTGATTTGCAATAAAGTTTGACGAAGATATTGTTTGAGGAATTCCCATTTTTTTAACACTTTTTAGTGCTACACAGCAACAAGAGCAACAGTTACAAATAAAACCTACATCGTCCTTAACGTTTTCAGCAAATTGAATTAGATTATTATTATAAGCTGTTTTTAGTATTGAGAGAGCTTCATCATGATCTATAAGTCTTGCATACCCGTGCTTCGCTAAAGAAACAGACAAGTTGTTTAGAGATAGACACACCTCCTGTGGAGCATTACAATGCTGATTAAGGTGTTCAGCTTTATGTCTACAGTAACATCTGCTTACACCTATGCTTGTAGCATTGTTTAGAAGGCTAGTCGCCTTTTCATAATCTAGAACATAAACCTCATCAGTCTTATTAATAGCTTCTTCATTTATAAGAATTCTGCCTATAGGGGTCTTTAATGATAAGAGCTTTCTCATAAACTCTTCTTCAGTTTCGATATATTGATAAAATAACTCGCTTAATAATTTTTGATTAAAATGTCCTCCAGTTCTCATAAGAGCAAACTCAAAAAAACCTATCATAGGTGGTGGCATAACATACATTTGTTTTTTATTGTCATTCATATCTAATAATAAGGCTTTGCTTGCCAGATTTTCAAGAATTAATAAAGTTTCGTCCTGAGATTTATTCCAGATTGTCGATGCCATTTTTACATCAAAGGGTTTAATAGGCAGCATAGAAACTAATTGAGCTTCTTCCTCTGTAAAAAAGACTTTCAATATCTCATATAGAGTTTCAGACTCAGGGGCTCCTTGTGGAAACTTATTATATCTATCAATTAAGCTTTTATAGCCAGATTTTCCTGTTAAGTGCGCCATTATACGTAATCCGCCTTTCATAATAAAGGTGCTATAGCTAATAATATGTTATTCTAATCTTTTTATTATATTAATGCAATCATAAGAGGAATAAATTTTATTAATTAGAAAGACCACTTTTAGATTAACATCCATCAAGTGGTCTACTTATAATTTTTTAAAATATTCAGGTTTAATAAAAAAATTGAAGCTTATACATGCCAAATTTCCTTAGCATAGTCTTGTATAGTTCTATCAGAACTGAACTTGCCTGCATTACACATATTAATATAACATTTTTTTCTAAACTCATATTTGGATGAAAAATCACTATTTACTTTAATTCTTGTCTCTACATATGACATAAAATCATGTAGTAGGTAGTAGTGGTCAGCCGTATGCCAACTAGCACCTTTTAATATAGAATCGTAGAGCTCCTTAAAGCCTTTAGTTTTACAGTCTTTAAGGGTACCATCTATAAGCATATCTAATACTGCTTTAACTTTAGGATTTGATTTATAAATGTCTATAGGACTATATGATTTAGAAATGCTACTTATTTCATCAACAGTTGCTCCAAAAATGTAATTGTTTTCCCTGCCTGCTTCTTGGACGATTTCGACATTTGCACCATCCAATGTTCCTAGTGTAACTGCACCATTAAGCATAAATTTCATATTTCCAGTTCCACTAGCCTCTGTTCCTGCTGTTGATATTTGCTCAGAAATATCAGCTGCAGCAACTAATTTTTCAGCATAGGATACATTATAGTTGCTAACAAAAACAACTTTGATTTTTGAACTTACTAGCGGGTCATTATCAATGAGATTGCCAACTTCATTAATTAATTTGATTATACTTTTAGCTCTCTTATATCCTGGAGCTGCTTTAGCTCCAAAAATAAAGGTTGTTTTATTAAAGTTATTCAAATTACCTGATTTAATTTCATTGTACATATATAAAATCGTTAAAATATTTAGCAATTGTCTTTTGTATTCGTGTAGCCTTTTAATTTGAATATCATAAATACTTTGAGGGTCAATTGCAATACCTTCTTTTCTAAAAATATAGTCAGCTAATTGGTGTTTCTTTATTTGCTTAATATTTGAAAACTCTTCAATAATAGAAGTGCTCTTAGAAAGCGGTTCTAATTTCTTTAAATCAGATAAGTTTGTTATCCAGTTTTCATTTCCAAGATTATTACTAATAAAGGAAGATAATTCTCTATTACATAATGCTAGCCATCTGCGTTGAGTTATTCCGTTTGTTTTATTTTGAAACTTGGAAGGATATAATTGATAGAAGTCTTTTAGTACATCACTTTTTATTATATCTGTGTGAATTTGAGCCACTCCATTTACATAGCTAGAACCGTAAATAGCCATATGAGCCATATGAAGTGTATTTTTATTTATTATTTTTGTTCTATTAGATAAAGCTTTACTAATAATTTTATTTTTTACTAAATCCTTTTTTTCTTCTTCAAAATTATTGTGAATTTGTTTTATAATTTCATAGATTCTTGGAAGGAGTTCTTTTATTAAGCCGATATCCCATTTTTCTAATGCCTCTTGCATTATTGTATGATTTGTATATGCAAAGGTTTTTTTACAAATATCAAGCGCAGATTCAAAACTAAGTTTTTCCTCATCAACTAAAAGCCTTATAAGCTCAGGAATTGCAATTGTAGGATGAGTGTCATTAAGCTGGATTACGTTATACTTAGCAAAATCTAATAAATCCTCAGAATGATTTCTTTTAAACTTTCTAATTAAATCCTGTAGTGAAGCACTACTGAAAAAGTATTGCTGTCTAAATCTTAATTTTTTTCCATCTAAAGTATCATCGTTTGGATACAAGACTCTAGAAATATCCTCAGCTTTATTTTTTTCTTTTACAGCCAAATCATAGTTTTGGTCATTAAATAAATTAAAATCAAATTCATTGACTGGCTCAGCTTGCCAAAGCCTTAGGGTAGAAATATTATTTCCCTTATACCCTATAATAGGTATATCATAGGGAACAGCAATAACGTTTTGGTCACTAAACTTTACTAACACTGAGTCTTCATATTTTCTTAATGACCATGGATCACCATATTTTGACCAATCATCAGCTTTTTCAATTTGAAATCCATCTTGAAATTCTTGTTTAAATAATCCAAACTTATATCTTATTCCATATCCGTCTAAAGGAATATCCATAGTTGCAGCACTTTCAATAAAGCAAGCAGCAAGTCTACCAAGCCCCCCGTTACCTAGAGCAGCATCTTCAATCTCTTCTAAAATTCCAAAATCAACATTAAGATCTTTTAGTTTATTGTTTATTTCATCAAGGATCCCTAAATTTAACAAGTTATTTTGAATTGAACGGCCAATTAAAAACTCGGCAGAAAAATAATATGCTTTTCTATTTTTATCACTCATTATTTTTAATTCCTGCCACTTGCCGCCTATTTCTTCCCTTATTGACTCTGAAAGTGAATTGTGAAGCTGCCAAGCAAGGGCGTTTGAAAGCTCTTTTCCGTATTCAATTTTACATTTATCTTGTGCTGATTTAATCACTTTATTTATATCCATATATTTACCTCACAGCAATTGCGTTCTCAGTTTCAATATCAAAAAGATGAACATTTGTAGTATTAATTCCTAGGCTTACAACATCACCAATTTTTGCATTTGTTCTTGGAGGAATTTTGGCGATTGCTTTTTCATTATTTATATCAAGATATAAATAAACTTCGGAGCCCATAGGTTCGCTTAACTCGACTAAAGCATTAACAAAGCTTAAGGTTTCTTTAGCTTGAGTACTTTGCTCATCGTGTAATTCTTCAGGTCTAATGCCCATTAAAACCTCTTTGCCATCATAATTGCTCAAGTTCTTTGACTTATCAGTGCTCCAATTAATTGGTATCTTATAATCTCCCAATCTAGCTATAAAATTCTCATTATTCTTTTCAATCTTAACCTTAAAAAAATTCATTTGTGGAGATCCTATAAAACCTGCTACAAATAAATTTACAGGATAATCATATAAATTTTGTGGAGTATCAACTTGTTGAACTAAACCATCCTTCATGACTACGATTCTATCTCCCATTGTCATAGCCTCAGTCTGGTCATGAGTTACGTATATAAAAGTAGTTCCAAGTCTTTTGTGAAGTTTGCTTATCTCGCTTCTCATAGCTGTACGTAGTTTTGCATCGAGATTAGAAAGTGGCTCGTCAAGAAGAAAAACTTTAGGATTTCTAACCATAGCTCTTCCTAGTGCTACTCTTTGTCTTTGACCACCAGATAAAGCCTTTGGTTTTCTTTCTAATAAATGTTCTATATCTAGAATCTTTGCTGCCTCGCGTACTCTTTTATCAATTTCGCTTTTATCAACTTTCTGTAAAGTTAAAGAAAATGCCATATTTTTATATACACTCATGTGAGGATAAAGAGCATAGCTTTGAAATACCATAGCAATATCTCTATCTTTTGGAGGAACATTATTTACTAATTTATCTCCAATATAAAGTTCGCCTTTTGATATATCCTCTAGACCTGCAATCATCCTAAGAGTAGTTGATTTACCACAACCAGATGGTCCAACTAGAATTATAAACTCTTTATCTTGAATTTCCAGATTAAAATCCTTTACAGCTGTAACATCTCCTGGATAAATCTTATGGATGTTTTTTAGGGTTATATTAGCCATAATTTTCTCCTATCTTTTTGTTATCTTAATTAAATTTTCTATTTTGTGTATTAAATCATCACTGATTTGATTTGGTAATAATCTCCAGCACCAGTTTCCACCAATGGTTGATGGAACATTCATTCTGGCAGAATTAT from Acetoanaerobium noterae includes:
- a CDS encoding 4Fe-4S binding protein, with amino-acid sequence MAHLTGKSGYKSLIDRYNKFPQGAPESETLYEILKVFFTEEEAQLVSMLPIKPFDVKMASTIWNKSQDETLLILENLASKALLLDMNDNKKQMYVMPPPMIGFFEFALMRTGGHFNQKLLSELFYQYIETEEEFMRKLLSLKTPIGRILINEEAINKTDEVYVLDYEKATSLLNNATSIGVSRCYCRHKAEHLNQHCNAPQEVCLSLNNLSVSLAKHGYARLIDHDEALSILKTAYNNNLIQFAENVKDDVGFICNCCSCCCVALKSVKKMGIPQTISSSNFIANQLDNCISCKKCVSVCPVGCFEIKVFNDKDKVVLNSELCLGCGVCQRVCPINAIEMSKRDVKIFTPVNTVHKLVLEAIETNTLHNLIFDNQAMLSHKFMAAFTGAFLKLPLVNQLLVSETFQSKYLARLIEKLG
- a CDS encoding ABC transporter ATP-binding protein, yielding MANITLKNIHKIYPGDVTAVKDFNLEIQDKEFIILVGPSGCGKSTTLRMIAGLEDISKGELYIGDKLVNNVPPKDRDIAMVFQSYALYPHMSVYKNMAFSLTLQKVDKSEIDKRVREAAKILDIEHLLERKPKALSGGQRQRVALGRAMVRNPKVFLLDEPLSNLDAKLRTAMRSEISKLHKRLGTTFIYVTHDQTEAMTMGDRIVVMKDGLVQQVDTPQNLYDYPVNLFVAGFIGSPQMNFFKVKIEKNNENFIARLGDYKIPINWSTDKSKNLSNYDGKEVLMGIRPEELHDEQSTQAKETLSFVNALVELSEPMGSEVYLYLDINNEKAIAKIPPRTNAKIGDVVSLGINTTNVHLFDIETENAIAVR
- a CDS encoding glycogen/starch/alpha-glucan phosphorylase — encoded protein: MDINKVIKSAQDKCKIEYGKELSNALAWQLHNSLSESIREEIGGKWQELKIMSDKNRKAYYFSAEFLIGRSIQNNLLNLGILDEINNKLKDLNVDFGILEEIEDAALGNGGLGRLAACFIESAATMDIPLDGYGIRYKFGLFKQEFQDGFQIEKADDWSKYGDPWSLRKYEDSVLVKFSDQNVIAVPYDIPIIGYKGNNISTLRLWQAEPVNEFDFNLFNDQNYDLAVKEKNKAEDISRVLYPNDDTLDGKKLRFRQQYFFSSASLQDLIRKFKRNHSEDLLDFAKYNVIQLNDTHPTIAIPELIRLLVDEEKLSFESALDICKKTFAYTNHTIMQEALEKWDIGLIKELLPRIYEIIKQIHNNFEEEKKDLVKNKIISKALSNRTKIINKNTLHMAHMAIYGSSYVNGVAQIHTDIIKSDVLKDFYQLYPSKFQNKTNGITQRRWLALCNRELSSFISNNLGNENWITNLSDLKKLEPLSKSTSIIEEFSNIKQIKKHQLADYIFRKEGIAIDPQSIYDIQIKRLHEYKRQLLNILTILYMYNEIKSGNLNNFNKTTFIFGAKAAPGYKRAKSIIKLINEVGNLIDNDPLVSSKIKVVFVSNYNVSYAEKLVAAADISEQISTAGTEASGTGNMKFMLNGAVTLGTLDGANVEIVQEAGRENNYIFGATVDEISSISKSYSPIDIYKSNPKVKAVLDMLIDGTLKDCKTKGFKELYDSILKGASWHTADHYYLLHDFMSYVETRIKVNSDFSSKYEFRKKCYINMCNAGKFSSDRTIQDYAKEIWHV